A region of the Chelmon rostratus isolate fCheRos1 chromosome 1, fCheRos1.pri, whole genome shotgun sequence genome:
CAACCTCCAAACAATCAGTACtacaggaggtgtgtgtgtgtgtgtgtgtgtgtgtgtgtgtgtgtgaaccacaCATCCTTACAGACCACAAATCCACTGGGACATTTTAGTGATCATCACCCCTCAAAAGCCTTAAATCTTACAGCCTTGAACATCAGCAGATGAGTTTATGTTGTTGCGTTATGAATGAATAAGGCCAAGAGAAACTCCTTACAAGTACAGaaatacaagtgtgtgtgtgtgtgtgtgcgtgtgtgtgttgggacaATGGCCCTCTGTTTGCGTGTCAGCAGCGCTTTGGGAACGCCAGGAGATTCCTCAGAGGACAGAAGAGATTCATTTCTTTCTGCCAACATCtttctgtttacttttcaaGCCTAGAAAAAACTGTGGAGGCTGAGCTGAGTTCACCCTGTCATTACAGGAAGGATTCTCACCGTCCAtgacactgaaactgaagaaaatctcATTcggttggttttgttttcagatttcaaCAAACTCACTTCCTGGTCTCGACACGGGTCTGAAAATGCTCATCTGACTCTCACCTGacttcatggaaaaaaaaaacagctgaattatCCTTTAAGCTGTTTGTGCTTTACTGAACTTCCAGGAGTACAATCTGCATACTGTTCAGGCCTCAGCTGCCACTCTCCAATACAATGAAAACCTAATATGGTAAAACTTTACTTTACCTTTAATTTAGCATTCAAATATAAACTTTCAATAAATGGTTTATAGCTTATTAGGATGTTGAAAGCAGACTGAagtgtttgttaatgtgttgcATTATCTGACTCAAGCCAAAACAAGTGTtaaactgtttctttatttaacctcttcagtttttgttgaaactgtttccGAGGTGTTTTTGCCACTGTTGAACTGTTTTGATTTATAACGAGAGgtgtttctgtgattttgtcttGCCTCATTGATATACATGAGATTtagtcttcttctctggtttttACACCAGTTAATAACAGATAAAGAAACATCTGAATATGTTAATCAATCCAGACTTCATTGAGTTCTGCTTAGCTTTCAAAACACAAGGAAGTGGTGGTTTTCAAATGTTAACATCTGCCTCCTTGTGCCTATGAAACCATGTGTGTTTTGGGATCTTTTCCTGCAGTTGTTGACCTTAAATGAAGACATTGCAGCTCCGACCTCATGTGCCACCACTTGACAGGCTTTGTTTGGGCCATGGCCGACATAACCTGTACTAAAGGAGCAAACGCTGTTCAGTTTGAATGAACTGCAGCGTGTACAGTTGTGTGAACAAACCTTTAGACGTCTGATTTTTAGATATCAAatgcagagaaaagacaaacggacatctgaaatctgaaaacagaCTTTCTGTGGTCCACTCAGAATATTTCTAGGTATTATATGTCAACTCTTTTGTGTGATTTGAAATTCTAGGATCCTGGTCTGGAGCAGcgcgcacatgcatgcatgcttgcacgcacacacacacacacacgcagagtcaGTGTCTAGCTGccaaaaataaaagtggagGGTGGGAGGCAGGAATTCAGGTGATTGTATCTCTATTATGACTTGACAATTGGGTCGGCAGATCtttttacagacagaaaatagaATAATACAATGATTCTTTCATGGTGAATCACAGAGAGTGAAGAGGGTGTGGAAATGTCTATGTGTAGCTGATCATAATCAGTTATATCATCCTGAGGCTGCATTCACAAAACCTCTTTGGAAATGAAAGAACTTTGTTAAAGAAAGAAGTGATGCTCAAAACAGACGTCTCGCTCTTCTTCTACTTTTAACTCTGGGATTCTTCTGACTTTAAGTATTCAGTGAAACTGCAAAACCCAGATACATTTTAAAACGTAAGCTCCAAAAATGCTCTCCAGAGCAGATAAATCTAAAGACGCCGGTCTAAAAATCTGAGTTTTCAAAATACGTGAGATGAAACTGTTGATGGTTGAGGGCTTGTGTACGACAGAAAAGTTAAGAAACAAACTCGTTGGTCTCCAGGGAAACAAAAAGATATCAGCAAGAACAAATGTACTGTGTGttctgaaaaactgaaacacaagGCCAGTTAGCTGATAGGCAGATTAACTGTTCCTGAGAGAGCAACCAAGACattaagaaaataacagaaaactgTAATCATGACACTTTTCTAATGTTTTTCCCCTGATCTACATCAGTCCTCAGTATCCTGACCCAGATGGTGCTTAacagctttaaaggaatagtttgacattttcagaaatatgcttattcactttcccACTGAGAGTTAGACAAGAAGATCAACACTGCTCTCAgttctgtacagtaaatatgaagctaccagcAGGAGagagttagcttagcataaagactggaaacggggaacAGCTAGCaacaatcatgttttttaaaagaaagctaaaaactttaGGCTTTAACAAGCGATGACTTCCTGATACAAgcctgaaacttttgtgctttgcctcacatttgtgcactgctgcacttcttttaaaatattttatgtaTCCTATATTTAACTAtgttttattactattattcagtggttttattctccatccaGTATTTTACATTACTTTTCTATGCCTGTTTTAAGGGgttttttatgtgaaacagttggtgcatgtgatttctttgttctaaagcactttgagctgtatttcttgtatgaaaggtccaacaaaaataaagcttATTACTATTagtagtagtcgtagtagtagcagtagcagtagtagtagtagtagtatttctGCTTTGTAGaatctgttgtctgtgttttcatacctgtaaatatttgtttgtcCACATTGGCCcagtctgcagagctgaagtgaaatCTGTACATTTCTGCCAACGACTaaataaacctgtgtgtgtgtgtgtgtgtgtgtgtgagagtgtgtgtgtgtgtgtgtgtgcgtgtgtgtgtgtgtgtgtgtgtgtgtgtgtcagacattCCTGACCCCACTCAGAGCTCTGTTACACAACAAGTCTTTCATTGGAGGCTGTTTAATATTCAGTCTGTTTCTCTGAagtgcgcacgcacgcacgcacacacacacacgcacgcacgcatgctAAACAACTACTGCAGCACAGTACTCTTATTTTCTTGttcaatgaaaaacatgaatgaatgaagttaTATAAATAATGCCAAGTATGAATTGAAAtaaagtgaagtgtgtgtgtgtgtgtgtgtgtgtgtgtctgtctgtctgtctgtctgtcgttctgtctgtttgtccacaCCTCAAACTGTGGCCAGTTCATGCTCATGCCCGGTCCGTGGGTGTTCCTCCACCATCTGAGATCTTCCGTGTCATTGGCTGCTTGGATGGTCTGACCCAGGTCCCGGTACAGACCTTTGAACCTATTGGACAGAGTGACTGTCAATCATCACATCTGcacctccttctctcccacAGTCTCCCAATTAACAAGTTTCCCATGTATCTCcaatatttttcacatttctaaaataaataaagaaatttaAATAAAGTGGCTGAATTACAGTGTTCATATACTGGATGTTATATTGACTGCAGCAGGCTCCTGATCGCGATGTGTATTCTGCGGGCTGCACCTTTACAAGTCCAGATAAGACTCTTGCATGTGCATATTTTCTAGTCGGCATTATTAGCTCTGCGCTGGTTTGTTTACACTCAGAGACTTAAAGAGCGGCATCTTTTCAACTACATTCAACCTTCCCAACTTGCCGGTAAATGCCCGAGGTCCTGTTTGAACACTGTACTTCCTCTTAAATCCTGCTGACTGTATTCAACAGATACCTGTTATctataaaatatttatatatttttgtcttatttgtCTTAATTCTGACACATAATACTATGTAATCTGTTTCTGTTAAACTGCCCTTTAGTATGTTACATTTGAAAGAAATTTCAAACAAACCCATGAATCAGCTTCTTTAATCTTTGCCTTTTCCTGTGAAATACTTGACACTTTTAACTCTTGGAGACTCttaacatttattaaatgttttttaaatctcaCAGATTAAGAGGATAAATTATCACTTTGGGGGAACTCTTGAGACTCAAAAACAAATGCGGCGTGTGACAAGTGGTAGCATGGAGACACTGCTTCATTTTAATGGATGAGTTCACATTTTACCAAGTCTATCGTAGAAAACTACGATCCATATGTACTTTGAATCTGTTTTTAGTGGCTGTAATCATCATTTTGACAGATAACCACTTGACTTGGCCGTAAATTCAGAACATATTTTTACACCGAACAGACGGGAATCACATTAACAAGGGACACATGTAGAATCCCTTTACAGATGGTACGAAGGAGGAATCATTATGACCAAAAACGGTTTAAATGTACTTGTGGGCACGAGAGAACggttttaagacagacttgaaaaaacGTGAACCTACTCTTTAACGGGTCACAAGCTAAAGAGGTTGGGAACCACTCATGAACGCCCTCATGCATGGTAATTCGCTTCAGGTAATGAGAGACTCCATAAAGTAAAGTTTGTGAGAGCTCAGTCTGTGAGGCCGGACTTCAGGCTTGGACCGAGGTCCCTGGAGGAGGCAGGTGGTCTTTCATTAGTCGGGCTGGACCAGGAACCTGGACAGTCTCTCTGTACTAGGTCATCAACTTGAACTGTTGACTTTGATTTCGGAGACTAAACTGTTTTAGGCTAAAGTAGATAATTaagaaacagcagacaaacaataaaataaagccACTGCAGGACCTTTCCAAATCTCATCACTGCAACATTCACAGACTTAACTGAAGATTAGTCTTTGTGCAATATTTGGACAAAGATGTTGTTGGACTTTACCAATCAcggttaccatggtaacagtAGCTTGTTTAAATAGAATGAGAGGTCAATAGTTAATGGACAACACGAGTTTTGTATTAACTCATGTGTACATacaaacatgttcacacacactgaaacctcGACAGTTCTGGATGCCTTCGGTCTGAGTCACAGAATCACCAAATCACCTGCTTTTCTCTTGAGATGTgcgtaagtgtgtgtatgtgtgtgtgtgtcctacccGTCTTTGGAGGACAGGTcgaggtgtgtgtggatgtcGAGCAGGACTTCCTTAAAGAAGCGCAACCTCTTACGCTCGGCCTCCTGGGTGAGGTCGAACACCTGCTCCATGTCTTCCATGTAGCGAGGGTTGCAGCGGTTCAGCTCCTCCAGGGCCTTTGTGTAGCGCTCCTTCACCTgccacgcacacgcacacacacacacacttattacAGCTTCTGATGAGCAGTTGTGACTGAATCTGGTGTATATAACGATCGGCAGCTAAGGGCTGTTCAATAGTGCTGAACCCCAGAAATTAATATCAGTATTTACCAGGATGTTTGGCTAAATCCACTGTCCATGTGTGCTGAAGagtattcaaaataaaacacatttatttcaaccTAGCTCAATTCCAAACCCCTCTTCATCTCAGTGAGTGAAGTGTTTTCACTCCTCTcagcttctgtcagtttcacGTCAAGCATTTCAGAGACGACAGGTCAAAACGGTCTCTTACAGCTCAGCGTGCGGTTTTCCATTCAATGAGACAGCTGTTGTTCACCTTGATGACGTGCTGGAGGTGTGGTGGTTTCCACCAATTGCAGTAAGAGCCTGGCTCCAGCTAAGTGTAGCTGCTTCTTTTTGTATTATTCCTCCACATAATACTTAAAATTAATCTGATAAATCTTAATGTTTAAAGTTATAGCCAATAGCTGTCTGCGCTGACCCAGCgacaaatacaacacatttgTGAACTGGAAGGGATCAATCTGAAAGAGCAGTACTTAACAATCGTGACACAGCTGTGACAATGACAGGCTGAGATCTCTGCTCTTATGTTTGTAGCAGGGATACAAACGGGTATGTGTGTTTTAGGTCTTTTCTGTACATTGAGTCATGATACTGGTGTCGTTTCCTTGTGAAGAACTACTTGTTTACAGAGTCTTTGGTAGCCTGACACAGCTCTGTGAGCCGACTGATCCTTAGTTTGTGTCAGGATTTCCCTGTTTTTGGTTTATCGTTTCCCTCTTCAGGACCTGAAGCTTTTTCTGTGCcgagcagagcagagaacagcGGAGACAAGCCCGGTCATGTTttaaaagtcaaaaaacacacacacacacacacacacacacacaggtatgttTTTCATGGACTCATTGACACACCCAGCCTGTTGCAAGCGGAGCAGCACAcgggactgtgtgtgtgtgtgtgtgtgtgtgtgtgtgtgtgtgtgtgtgagggctttGTACTTTCTCGGCCTCCTGGCTGCAGCGCTCCACCCGGACCGTGTATTTGCGGACTTCCTCCTGTGACTTGGTTGGGTCGGCCTTGGCGTGCGTTTCCCTGGTAACCGCTGTCCACTCCTCCTTCCTGGCCTGATGGTAGCTCTTCCTACTGGAATccaccttcacacacacgcacacacacactttgacataGTGGCTCCATTCAAAGACGCATCTCTTCTCTATCGCTAAGTTAACTCATAGAGACGTATAATATTAGTTCAATGttatttgtacaaaaactaCAACATATTAGACGAATAAATATatgttaaaatgtcactgtaacTATAACAGCAAGTACTCGTGTGTAGCGTTGTGGTGGCGTAATCTGACACTGGACTATAAATCATAGGTGATGCTGTAGGAACCTGTGGCAGAACTCCTGCTGACCTCTGACTCCGGCTTCACTGACACACGACTGAGCGAAGCAGACAGCGCAGGCAGCCCTCACCTCTTTCAGTTTGCGGACCCAGGGTTTCTGTGCTTTGCGGAAACCGTCGTCTGCATCCTTGGTCTCCCTGAAGCCTCCCATCATCTGCTTGTGGAATGCGTCCTTCTGCCAGTTGCGCATCTTCTCGCTGTCCTCGCCTGCCAGCCGCTCCCGCAGCTCCAGATGCAGCTCGCTGAGCCGATCGGCCGCCTGCATAAAGGCGTGCCACGCTTTCTCCAGAGTACCATACTGAGGACCTGAGGGATAAGTGTGGGGAGAGGGGTACACTCTTACCAGCACATTTAGCttgaaacaaagaaacaggcAGTGACCAATCATCTGTGTTGgttggtttgtgtgtatgaCTGTCAATTCTCAGGCTCACGTCAAGACCCTGTTCTCACTCGCTGAATGAGATGAACCAACAGACATATCCTCATTCCAAGGAACAATCCGCTTCTGGTGAGTAGTCAATGTTTTGAATTAGCGTTCTTGTAAATCAATTGAACTTAAAACTGAGTAAGTGAGCGATTTATACATCAAAGTTAATCACTTTGGTAAAAGTAGAAGTTTGCCATATTTGAAGTGAATGTTAAGCATTAAAACGTTTGCTTGTTCCAATGCAACAGATATTTTTCTGGGCACTGAAGTCTAATTACAGGACAAATTAATGTTGTAAagcttttggtcttttcttaAAAGATTTTCATGAAGCGCCATAAAAATGTTTCTTGAGTTAAAAAAGTAGGGATTCATTCATAGATTGGTTGCAGCAAAAGCTGAAGCTTCAGTCATATTTAATGGCTTTTTTGCAGACCTTGGCAGTGTAAAAGATCAAACATCCTTAAAACACACCAAAGGTGAAATATCAAACTTGGTTTTTGATGccatttctctgctgctgatcaCCTTTCTCCACGACGTTCCTCCACCTCTTGGCCCAGTCGCTCAGCTGCAGAGCGTAGCTCTTTTCTATCTTTGCCCTCTCCTGGAAGCAGCTGACCAGCTCATTACACAGCCGGTGACCGTCGTCTATCCGCTTCACTGTCCTTTTGTAGTTCCCCGGCTGCAGaggaacacaacacacacaatgattaaGGAAAGAGAGGTTAGGTATTAAAATCCTTTTCTGCTGTTATATCAGTTGATCTGCCAGTTCAATGAATGTGACAGCATGCTAATATGAGCGTGGCAAAAACACCGCAGGATGTTTAGTGAACTGGTGATGATGCACAGAAGACCGGAGCAGAGATAAGAgtaaaagagacagacagaacagagagtgagaggagttGAAGGCATGTAGTTTTTCCTGTTGGAGGCCTGTGAAGCTGTCAATCAGCAGGGGCTCGTTAGTGTCTGCGTCTCTaaacaccacagacagacacgctgAACGCTATCTGACTGCTccagcctcctgctgctctgagagTTTATTCACACACTGCACCTAATCTGGTAAAATAATTCAGGCACAGAGATCATAATGTCTGCTGTATGCTGTTAACTGATTTAGTAATGCTAGCCggggcggctgtggctcagtaAGTAGAGCGGGTCGTCCACTAATCACAGGGTTGGTGGTGCTGTCcatgttgaagtgtccttggaCAAGActctgaaccccaaattgctcccgtTGGTCGGACCGGCACGTTAGGCGGTTAGCACAACAGTATCTcgctgccatcagtgtgtgaatgcttTGAAAAACCATTAATGTGTGAGCATGTATTCTGAATTCAGTGCACAATATAATAATTTTATTCATCATTATTCTTAAGTTTTCtgtgaatgaaatgtgtg
Encoded here:
- the pacsin3 gene encoding protein kinase C and casein kinase substrate in neurons protein 3, whose amino-acid sequence is MSSNGDLSDLGSSDSFWEPGNYKRTVKRIDDGHRLCNELVSCFQERAKIEKSYALQLSDWAKRWRNVVEKGPQYGTLEKAWHAFMQAADRLSELHLELRERLAGEDSEKMRNWQKDAFHKQMMGGFRETKDADDGFRKAQKPWVRKLKEVDSSRKSYHQARKEEWTAVTRETHAKADPTKSQEEVRKYTVRVERCSQEAEKVKERYTKALEELNRCNPRYMEDMEQVFDLTQEAERKRLRFFKEVLLDIHTHLDLSSKDGFKGLYRDLGQTIQAANDTEDLRWWRNTHGPGMSMNWPQFEEWSPDASRSISRKERGGHSQDNVVTLTNIVPSGGDDVPPSPITLDTSRVKDYSSDWSDDESPKKVLAVNGVGEAEDEEDQVEGVRVRALYDYTGQEADEISFKAGEELLKLGEEDEQGWCKGQLSSGQVGLYPANYVQMVSS